A window of Nicotiana tabacum cultivar K326 chromosome 24, ASM71507v2, whole genome shotgun sequence contains these coding sequences:
- the LOC107766049 gene encoding stemmadenine O-acetyltransferase-like gives MERKIEIVSMELIRPTSPTPDHLRCFEFSYLDQMAIPVFAPLALFYPPPSSHSTGGDHESYSNLEEARAANSSRLLLLKKSLSETLARFYPFAGRIKGYLIECNDDGVPFYEAFAHNYQFEDIHRKFDVTKHFLPSVEGSSVLHYSCFPLLVQVTMFECGGMAIGMSAFHKVADGATLCTLANAWAITTRDSPDCVLPPEFVATAKFLPPPIPYVLNAPKFQFDFTKFFYNEQRVTKLFTFDASTIASLKAKAVCNDDVAVPTRVEVVSAVIWKSAMAASGTETRSSKFAHQVNIRKRFVPPLPNHCVGNAIAIATACKGDKDGSDLSTLVTCIRKSLSELSSKYVDKQNRDEAILAIPHDFLELTDAHFQGEIAMQISSVCGYQFYDVDFGWGKPSWFSVIQTGTRNQVILMDSRDSGGIDALVCLKDENSMSVFEHELELLASGFAK, from the coding sequence ATGGAAAGAAAGATTGAGATAGTTTCTATGGAGCTCATTCGACCTACTTCTCCCACTCCTGATCACCTTAGATGCTTTGAATTTTCTTATTTGGATCAAATGGCAATACCCGTATTTGCTCCCTTAGCTCTATTTTATCCTCCCCCTTCTTCTCATTCGACTGGCGGTGATCATGAATCCTATTCCAATCTTGAGGAAGCAAGGGCAGCCAATTCATCAAGATTActccttttgaagaaatcttTGTCTGAAACTCTTGCTCGTTTTTACCCTTTTGCTGGTCGAATTAAGGGCTACTTAATTGAGTGCAACGACGATGGGGTACCTTTCTACGAGGCTTTTGCTCATAATTATCAGTTTGAAGATATTCATAGAAAATTTGACGTAACTAAACATTTCCTCCCTAGTGTTGAAGGTAGCTCAGTATTACATTATTCTTGTTTTCCCTTACTTGTTCAAGTCACAATGTTCGAGTGTGGAGGTATGGCTATTGGTATGTCTGCTTTTCACAAAGTTGCTGATGGAGCCACATTGTGCACCCTTGCCAATGCTTGGGCAATAACTACTCGAGATAGCCCCGATTGTGTGCTACCCCCAGAATTCGTAGCAACTGCAAAATTCTTACCACCACCTATTCCCTATGTTTTAAACGCGCCTAAGTTTCAGTTTGACTTTACCAAGTTCTTTTATAACGAGCAACGTGTCACTAAATTGTTTACCTTTGATGCTTCAACTATAGCCTCGCTCAAGGCTAAAGCCGTCTGTAATGATGATGTAGCAGTTCCCACACGGGTTGAAGTAGTATCAGCTGTGATCTGGAAAAGTGCCATGGCTGCTTCAGGGACTGAGACAAGGTCATCAAAGTTTGCGCACCAAGTAAATATACGAAAGCGGTTTGTCCCTCCATTGCCAAACCATTGTGTAGGAAATGCTATTGCAATCGCCACAGCATGTAAAGGTGACAAGGATGGGTCTGACTTATCCACCTTGGTCACTTGTATAAGAAAATCATTATCAGAATTGAGTTCCAAATATGTGGATAAACAAAATCGAGATGAGGCAATTTTGGCCATTCCACATGACTTCTTGGAGCTAACTGACGCGCATTTCCAAGGCGAAATAGCGATGCAAATTAGTAGTGTGTGTGGCTACCAATTTTATGATGTTGATTTTGGCTGGGGAAAACCTTCATGGTTTAGTGTAATTCAAACGGGAACAAGAAATCAAGTTATATTGATGGATTCAAGAGATAGTGGTGGAATAGACGCATTGGTATGCTTAAAGGATGAAAACAGCATGTCAGTTTTTGAACATGAGCTTGAGCTGCTAGCATCTGGATTTGCCAAATAA